In Zingiber officinale cultivar Zhangliang chromosome 3A, Zo_v1.1, whole genome shotgun sequence, the DNA window tatggactttggttgatccacctgaaggggtaaaacccatagggtgtaagtgggtctttaagagaaagactgacatggatgggcttatctataagggtcgcttggtagctaaaggtttcgagcagattcatggtattgattatgatgaaaccttttctccagtagcgatgtttaagtcaattcggatcatgcttgcaattgcagcataccatgactatgagatatgacagatggatgtcaagaccgcgtttctgaatggaaatctactcgaggatgtgtacatgacacaacctgagggttttgtagatccacagcatactagcagagtatgcaagctgcataggtccatttattgactaaagcaagcttctcggagctggaatcttcgattcgatgatgcaatcaaatagtttggtttcatcaagaacgaagatgagccttgtgtctacaagaaggttgtaggggatatagttgtcttcctcatattgtatgttgatgacatactactcattgggaagaacatccctttgcttcagtctgtaaagacctggctagggagttgcttctcaatgaaggacttaggtgaggcatcccgcattctagggatacagatctatagagatagatctaagagatttcttgacctaagtcagagtacatacattgacaaggtactccttcggtttgccatgaagaactccaagaagggatttctgccgatgtcacatggtgtgagtctttcgaagactcaaggtccctcttctagggaggagagagaccgcatggatcagatcccttatgcctcagccataggatctatcatgtacaccatgctatgtactcgacctgatgtcttgtatgctttgaggatgacgagcagataccagtcagatccaggtgaaagtcactggataacggtcaagaatattcttaagtagttgagaaggactaaagaatatttcttgatatatggagataatgatgagctagctgtaaagggttacagtgatgccagcatccaaaccgatcaggatgattatcgatcgtagtcagggttcgtattttgcataaatggtggtgttgtgagctagaagagttcgaagcaagacacagtagctgattctacgacagaggctgagtacattgctgcatcagagggagcaaaggaggcagtttggatccgtaagttcatcactgaacttggggtggttcccagtatcgctgaccctattgagctctattgtgacaacaatggagctatagcacaggcgaaggaacctcgctcacaccagcggaccaaaaacatactacggcgcttcgatctcattcaagagatgatcaagagaggagatgtgcagatttgcagagtacctacagaggctaacattgcagataccttgaccaaggctttggcacagaggaagcatgatggtcacactaggtctttggggcttagagcctacactaattggcactagtgctagtgggagattgttagttagagccctagagccaatcatttgatgattgtattatggacttgttgtatcatattcttatataaataaaggtatttgtttttgattattatacttacttgtattagtgccaaataaactaagtataatagtgtccttgagtagaaggttctcacctatatcaatcggttagttgaaccgatagtgagatgatatagggaacactactcttaatcattcctagtcaagtattaacattcagggacaatgttaatgcaataagactagcatgtaggtcaacacgatgacttgatctcacaagtcatggatatagagatatcaagtagacacatgggtatgcattggagaatgtatactgaatgacccctcatgagaaagtatcatggatcgttatatgagtgtcatatactttctcatgtggctattagtatgactactagtccttagacctgaagtcaccatggatccctacataaggagttatgtactttggtttcgtcaaacatcacccgtaattgggtggactataaaggcgattactgagtatgtaacgcattatgcagagggatgtgagtgatgtagatgggatctatccctcctatatgacgggagcgacatcaatattcttgatagagtgagaccatgaagtgcatggccatgcccaaatgagtcaatatgagatattgagctcatttgatcgagtgagtctacttggagttcaagatttagattggttagaggatgacatggtctatgcctcaaattgatcaatctagatgtctaggatagaaggatacttgtcatatattgtgaggagtcacaattagaagTCACAaggatgttggatctcgacattcttgtaacttgggtagtaatgatgtgttgctcgatactgctcattacttatgctcctaaatgggtttaggggcattgtcaacgttataagaacctatagggtcacacactaaggacaattagatggagattaggttcatatgatgaaccaagaggattagattcatttgatgaattaaattggattaagagtaatcctaattaggctaattgagttggactcaagttgattcatgtgttcaatgagtctaatttagattatgactcattgaatcaatttaattaaatgaattagattcattatattaaattgtcttgaattaaatggttggattagatcaaccatgagagagattaagtcaagtttgacttgacttgagaggaagaggaagaggaagagtcaagtttgacttgactttatgccacatcatttgtgagttggcattaagtggccaatgatgaggtgtcacatcatcatgtttagcacatgtgtgtgccacctcatggaggttacaaatctctttaatggccacacttaatgcaaaatgggggttacacttttgtgaaagtggtcggccactcttgtgaagggaatgaattcattttttcattcaagtgtcatttacatcttcttcttcctcaagtgctctctcttcttgctctttctctcctctcttggccgaacatcatctaggtgctagcacacctattgtttggtcttctccacctaattagttcgtgtggatacttctagagagttgtctactttgacaacttgagatctggcatctccttggacaagcgggatacgAAAAGAGCACGCATCGAAGGAATAAAGggtttcctctttgtaaatctagtgtagatctagattagaaactcgtactcgtatttttgttttatttctacttcgcacggatccggtggcttgggacttcggggtttccgcgacgcgaaaaagcgattttcgcggcatGAAAAATCCAACAATATGGAGAGGACaaatcacatctacatcactcacatccctctcactataacaaaaaccctcatagacatcggttttccaccggtgtctatttcattttcgaccgatgtctatgaagccgataaaaagatctgccattttagacatcggtttaaaaccggtgtagtatcacttaacgacaccggtcttcgaatcagttattaaccggtgtagtatcatttaacgacaccgtttcatcaacggtgtaaaatcgatgtaatattgtatgttaataacaccagttttggcagcggtaaatgaccgatgtaatgtTAATTAATAACAacagttttgcagcggtggaaaatcgatgtaatatggatattttttaacaatttgatttacgaaacaatgaaaaaccgacaataataaaaaaaaatatacaaatattcacaaattatacaaatattcttcattcaacaatatccataaaatacacaaatattcacaaattatataaataatcttcttacaacagtattcataaaatacccaaacattctttttacatcaaaagctagctaatagatatcaaaatcaaggtagaacattcttttaacaacacatcaaggtagacctgcacttcaaatgtaatctagcatgcattcagcccactcgatccgcacttcatcaattttaaCTCTGgaatacttgagatttgtaaactgtaaaaacacataaataatatattagtaaacgaagaccaaaaatcatagttgaaaaagcagtaagggcaccaggtaacaagatgactaactgaaatgcttaaaaaaagaaacattcatcaattatcacataaatataagggattaatttgtaacaacaactcaacaaaatgtactacctccctaaactaagggattggTGTGCATTGAGATCAAGAAAGGTGAAACAAACAACTGTATATATCCACTAAAGAACTTGAGCTTTTTTGACTTGTGATTCTCTCCCCTAAATAATCCAAAACTCTTGTACGTATAAAAAGTGACAAAGAATAAATTTCCTTTAGAACCAATAGAACTATGAGATCAACTTGATAATCAAATTACTAATATTATGGTCAATATATAACTGTATATAATTTCCAAGGCCTATAATATATGGATGAGGATGTTCAATAATACatcaagtaaaacaagaaataagtaaagaagtaaattcACCATATATCATCATTGCTTATTGTATATTGTTTATAATGTGCATATgtagatcatatcataaaagaatgaTATTATATCTGCTATAATACTACCCTGTTTACTTGATGATATGGACAGGATGGAAGGCAGAAATTTATGCACAGGCACAGGGGGATTAGCAGTGGATAAACAGGAGGGTAACTTTTGCTACATTCATTGTGCCAAAAATGCAAAGCCCGAACTCTGACAAAGGAAAGGCGGTGGATCGATATTTGCTATATCTATTTCTGTCATTAACTTTGAGATACCATCGACCAAAAATGGAAGGCTGCATCAAAGGAGAATGTAAATCTAATTTATAGTAACTAATATGTAGAACAGAGGAAGAAAAAGTTTAAGGCCTACCTGGAATCATCATCTAACAAGAAAGAATTATTGGAAGAATTATTTAAGCCCTCGGCCATCACAAGTCTCATACTTGAAATGATCTAtaaaattgaaaaggaaaaaaaaaactctacgtCATTACTTGGAAAGACCTAAAAGTGCAACAGAACAGTTTGAAGTCATTGCAAAATAAGGTTGATACCATTTGTCCCAAAGGCAAGCTATGAGATGGAAGACTTGGTATACGCCAATATATTTATTCCCAATTGTCTTCCATCAGTTGGGTATGTCACCAAGAATATTATTAGATGCTAGAAACGCACCATTATTGCGTCACTAGACTGGCCCCGTCTTGGTGCCTTAATTGCTCTCTATTTTGTCCCCACACAAACTTAGTTGGTACCACACTTAGCTATTCCATTGTGAATATGAAAATTATgcatgtgatatatatatataaacagaatgcAACTTAAGAACATATCTAAGTGAAATCAGACCACTGATGTAACACTCTGCGTGCCATACTTGTCATCCCAGTACATAGTAGTGATTTTGTATAACTGTTGTATGCTAAGAACCTAAAAACCAAATCAAACCAAAAAAACAGTTTGTTACTGACAATCTAAATGACTGAAACTTTGAATATTTATAAGTGGTCTCAACTAGGCATAAATCTTTGGTTATCTCCTTCAGTGTCTTCTTTGGTTTCTGATGTAAAACCTATATCACGATATAATATTAATAGTTCAAAGATAAGTTACTGGACAACAAGTACAGTATACAATAAGCAATGTTGATGTCTGGTAAGTACGTGTTGAATCGCTCAAAGTCATGGCAAATCTGcacaaatataaatatgaatcaAAATTCTAGAACCACCAAAATCAACATAaatcattctttaaaaataaagtcAAACCTGGAAGGCCAATTCTCTTGTATGACACATCACAAGTGCAACAACTTGGCCTGCTGTTGGCTCAATTTACTGAAGAGTAGAAAGTACAAAAATCGCCATTTTACCCATTCCAGACTTTGCTTGACAAATAACATCCATTCCCAGAATAGCTTGTGGAATACATTCATGTTGTACTGATGAAAATTGAGGAGTACCCCAGTAAGTAAAAAATAATCTTCTGGATCCTTTAATGGAAAGGTTTACCTTATTCTCCACCAAACTGAGAAACATGCAAGTGATCATTACCTGCAAAATACCATAAAGATTTATGCATCTATCCACTCGATGATGAAACGAGAtatctatttaaatttaaatagggTTCTCCTGATTTGCTCTCAAATTAAGAAAGTAAAATGAGCAGAGGACAAGTCTATAGTTCTAGTACTTTAATTGAAAAAAACCATTCCATATAATTTCACTGATTACCTCATACGCCTAAGATAAAAGCAGAATGGACTTTAATTgaaattactaggcatgataatgataatgatccTCTTTTTTGCACCATCACTGACCAAGGCACACAGTTCTTCCTAGTGTTTAGTGACTGTGGCTTTTGATTGTgccaaataatagagataaacaGACTAAAAAATGTCTCTTAGAAGATCTTAACTACAAATATAAGTTGATGATTCACTCTGATCCAACATTTCTCACTGAATTAAAGGGTATATCCATTTTCAGTAGTCAAAAACCGCATCAAACTATTTATTCTCAGGTTTGTGTGAAACAATCAGAGAGAAGGTCAACAAGTAGAATATTTTCACTTCTCTCTGCAATATGGATTAGAACTCATGTTAGCCAACACAAAGAAAGAGATTGAGGATAAGATAATATTGGAATTCATCGTTTTAAGCCAAAGTGAAAGATAAACTTACAGCTAAACTATTTAAGGAACATTGATACTAATTCATAACAATAACCAATTTTCCCAACACACACATCTAGAAGTTATCCAACACTATTTTAATGTTGAAAAAGAATAAAAACAAGGTGTCAGAAAGATAAAAACAAGGAAACATTCTAACCGAGCAATAAACGTTGAAGTTGCCGCAAAATGTGGTTGGTGCACCAAGAGAGGTGCGGTACCATAGTACGTCATTTTCCACAAAGCACCATGCTTTACCAAAAAATTGTAGCTTCTCGGTAATTGATTAAATGGCCAGGGCGTATGCTCCGTCCACAAGTCAGTCACAAAGACCTACACTAGCACAAGATTTTGATCCATAGAGTAAGGGGAAAAAGCTACTTTCTGGACCACTTGGAGACAAGACCACTAATTAAATTTCTAATTCACCTGGTACTCGTCACCGAATTCCTGGTTGAAGGTAGCCCTGATGGCCTCCGCCGACGCGCGATGCCCACTACCAGTATCACTCATCAAAATCAAAACCTTCTTGGGCCTCTCATACTCCGCCACGCCGTTAATGGGGGCGCCGTTGTCCTCGGCAATGAGAGGGCTCTCATCCTCAAGACGGATCTCTTCGTTCGAGAGGCTGGCAGAGGCAAACCCGATGGGGGCACGGGGCTCGCTGTGGAAACGCACGAACCGGTTGAAATGGCTCCAGAGGCGATGGAGCTCGGAGGAACCGGGGGAAAGTGAGGCAAAGGCGGCAGGCCGGCTGCAGCTTCTACTATGTGAGGGAAAGGAACAACGTCGAGGAAAAGCAGAGagggaggaaggagaaggagaggtgaAGAAGGGGATTCGAGCGACGAGGAAGTCGaaggggaggaggaagagaaggtctTCTTTGGCGACGGAAGAGGGAGTCATGGTGGCGGGATTTCAATTAGGGTTTAATTGAAGGGGATCCTTAGCCTGCTTTTCTGACTTTTACTCGTCTTTCTTCGCATTCACTGATAAAAATTCGTTCTTACTTTTTCACTACTTCACCAGAATCCAgagctttctcttcctcctcttcgcaGTCCAGGAGCTCCTTCTCGTAAACATCATTTTCCTTGGCTTCCCCCATACTATCTCGAAACAAGAGAAAAAAGATCaagataatatcaaaatataCAACGAAAACGCATCAATCACACCAAAAAgctaaaaagaaaatgaaaagaatcacCTTGGCGGACGAAAACTGGAAAGTGGAGCTAGATAAGGTCTACAAGAGAAACAAATCAGGAGAAAAATAGAAAGTAGGATGACGAGGGTTTTGAGAAAATATCCTGAATGGGAGAGATCCGAGGAGGCTAGGGTTTGGAGGATGAATGGGAGGACTGGAGGAGAGGGGAAAGTTGGATAATAATGGGTTGACGAAGCCAATCCAATGGCGGACTGGATGAGTGGCGAACGAGAGCAGCGTGATCTCAGCAGCCCGTGTGTTGATGTTGTGTGGTTGGACAGAGAAGCAAGGGCatcgtgtgttgatcctgatcgggagaggaaggggcgccgatctaggaagggggaagagggagatgaggttgagagagatggtcggaggtttaggtttaggtttagacgaGAGATATGgtcggaggaaggggcgcgatatagatttaggtttggagggaacttcatagtgttgcaaattttggctg includes these proteins:
- the LOC122050454 gene encoding probable monogalactosyldiacylglycerol synthase 1, chloroplastic, which translates into the protein MTPSSVAKEDLLFLLPFDFLVARIPFFTSPSPSSLSAFPRRCSFPSHSRSCSRPAAFASLSPGSSELHRLWSHFNRFVRFHSEPRAPIGFASASLSNEEIRLEDESPLIAEDNGAPINGVAEYERPKKVLILMSDTGSGHRASAEAIRATFNQEFGDEYQVFVTDLWTEHTPWPFNQLPRSYNFLVKHGALWKMTYYGTAPLLVHQPHFAATSTFIARLVENKVNLSIKGSRRLFFTYWGTPQFSSVQHECIPQAILGMDVICQAKSGMGKMAIFVLSTLQ